In one Maniola jurtina chromosome 13, ilManJurt1.1, whole genome shotgun sequence genomic region, the following are encoded:
- the LOC123871226 gene encoding GTPase-activating protein CdGAPr isoform X2: protein MRRVFGVCSDGWLLCGQNGSPHGSVMSCQSLAARAFAEPDKDSHCTRTTFHRTVRFSSDSRSQTTRTSNDTECKRETPGSMSLSALSVTPMSQGSAMSQSAPTASATFDIDIDSPPPPPACRFPKLEECAHFHYERVSLGGLSVELVPCDTSGDSPCEGWVCLKVRSHVNSTEDSTESRALSASWTEASDVREWTLTRNKDNFLQLDEMLHRCIYDRKVSGLPNLKECMTPELMQDETEYRQLIADYVHHLSIIADDSINCGPALNWLQMDNKGHKLLVSNEDSSSINTPAVAAAYSVRKYVSQARDEISFEVGDMISIIDMPGPQESIWWRGKRGFRVGFFPHHCVAVIGDKVPRHMTQPPPIVGSVAVAPIKPVLRKHGKLISLFRSFILSRPSRRSLKQQGILRERVFGCDLGEHLLNCGHDVPLVLVECSRAIERRGAVDGIYRLSGGAALTQRLRAAFDAGQPVDLAAPLQRDPHALASLLKMYFRELPNPLCTYQLYDSFVSSVQAPEEMRLRAMRDTVVKLPPPHYRTLAYLMRHLRRVSLLSESTGMTARNMAIVWAPNLLRSPKPQHALQGVAVQAVVTEFLICYAEELFAQEQGADSGPQSLEQDQYDSHVELRGLEAGRRPKSLPLNPPTKLLSLEEARRRGKSIICAETSPAPGASGAIAAAATETLRPAGHLKPKYIEVGSGPNNLPQYHTVLELPVAGSKRALKRSPSGWRGLFSRSKLQRAPARPPDTPPAQEVSVCPSALRPAKSCESLTSETDALPPLAVTAAAPLKHHTRSSSCDSYFEPWQAELAGMRLRLSPQERDHNMFSEEDDTAVQVHNAQDDSLCSSPPESGACSAAPSPRRPPRLDTDLAERKRVALEQLEQQVAQLGYIDGDPDTALPDKRPAAPKRLCKDRDSPLSSTSDFQTSLANVKLRERNSPRKQKNSARYSGMHHPVLNDPEKSVTRLTWHGKDGHSTLIKIDWPAENSSISNLTTSTLNSGPVTPVTPIYDPLESDSEVSDNRHTITIKSNNCDNCDEEKCLKCELKATDYENVKDLARDYSEQNLHDSLEASPLHSTDISYQNLNRLSAVSTSSNSDQNSHKKESEFMKIMTSSHESSSSYSNVSFKQDELYECYNFTRPNYINLSSSTSKSSPGSPLKSPLKSTISITFRSPVKSKADDYEPIGNMDTPTNERDSVYEDIDLEKNLSIVEDATIPQTDASLPTQQACQPDDFNHDLIILETPTESSVDDNLDVYSQVKFFRKSIEEVNAMLLESPEKEICSVYENIEFEETRQRDYENINVDTLKICDKVEISSDKENESLEKENGNVIKPTVATKNLNVRELAIRFESPTEQKGPFNFDKFKTEVKYPTLERTEEKTERKKDTKPPPISPKTYKLSKNSNARSLDENAFVKEFGNEKDRRKSLEVKDVKRQAKYLPDLNLNTEEPETKLESITPTTENKLSLIQRFDIKRPTDLKNLIGFDTEKKLSRERIEKYKEERRNFLREKYSSQSFRSNPEQLTRIKLKKDEKDCERLKEELPKFERRNTVDLGQRMRFSLARSANNLDTIPSPISPGDEMPRNGDTADRNRQERREKVSPSYNIRDMAAMFEQKSQGTG, encoded by the exons GGCTCTCCGCACGGCTCGGTGATGTCTTGTCAGTCGCTGGCGGCGCGCGCCTTCGCCGAGCCGGACAAGGACTCGCATTGCACCAGAACCACTTTTCACAG AACGGTGCGGTTCAGTTCAGATTCCCGCAGTCAAACCACAAGGACATCTAACGACACAGAATGCAAGCGAGAGACGCCAG GGTCAATGTCGCTCAGCGCATTGTCCGTCACGCCGATGTCGCAAGGCTCGGCCATGAGCCAGTCGGCTCCAACGGCTTCCGCCACCTTCGACATCGACATTGACTCG CCACCGCCACCGCCTGCGTGCAGGTTCCCAAAACTAGAGGAGTGTGCACACTTTCACTATGAGAGAGTGTCATTGGGCGGCCTGTCCGTCGAACTAGTGCCTTGCGATACCAGTGGAGACTCACCATGCGAAG GATGGGTATGCCTAAAGGTGAGGTCACACGTGAACTCTACGGAGGACTCGACCGAGTCTCGAGCGTTAAGCGCGAGCTGGACAGAAGCGAGTGACGTCCGGGAGTGGACGCTCACTAGAAATAAGGACAACTTCTTACAGCTGGATGAAATGTTGCACAG GTGCATATACGACCGGAAAGTGTCTGGTCTCCCGAACCTCAAAGAGTGCATGACACCAGAGCTGATGCAGGACGAGACGGAGTACAGACAGCTGATCGCAGACTACGTGCATCACCTGTCCATCATCGCGGATGACAGCATCAACTGCGGTCCCGCGCTCAACTGGCTGCAGATGGACAACAAGG GTCATAAATTATTGGTGTCGAACGAAGACTCGAGTTCTATCAACACTCCAGCCGTCGCCGCCGCTTATTCCGTCAGAAAATATGTTTCACAG GCTCGAGACGAAATAAGTTTTGAAGTTGGCGATATGATTTCGATCATTGACATGCCAG GCCCCCAAGAGTCGATATGGTGGCGCGGCAAGCGCGGTTTCCGCGTGGGCTTCTTCCCGCACCATTGCGTCGCGGTCATCGGAGACAAAGTGCCACGACATATGACGCAGCCGCCGCCGATCGTTGG GTCAGTAGCAGTGGCACCAATAAAGCCAGTTCTCCGCAAACACGGCAAGCTGATCTCCCTGTTCCGGAGCTTCATCCTCTCCCGACCCTCGCGCAGGAGCCTCAAGCAGCAGGGCATCCTGCGGGAGAGAGTCTTCGGCTGCGACCTGGGCGAGCATCTGCTCAACTGTGGACACGATG TGCCTCTGGTGCTGGTGGAGTGTTCGCGCGCGATCGAGCGGCGCGGCGCGGTGGACGGCATATACCGGCTGTCGGGCGGCGCGGCGCTGACGCAGCGGCTCCGCGCCGCCTTCGACGCGGGGCAGCCCGTCGACCTCGCGGCGCCTCTGCAGCGGGACCCGCACGCGCTCGCCAGCCTGCTCAAGATGTACTTCCG TGAACTACCCAACCCGCTGTGCACATACCAGCTGTACGACAGTTTCGTGTCGTCGGTGCAGGCGCCCGAAGAGATGCGGCTGCGTGCCATGAGGGACACGGTGGTCAAACTACCGCCGCCGCATTATAG GACATTAGCGTACCTAATGCGTCACCTTCGTAGAGTGTCGCTGCTGAGCGAGTCCACGGGCATGACCGCGCGCAACATGGCGATCGTCTGGGCGCCCAACCTCTTGAGGTCGCCCAAACCACAGCATGCGTTGCAAGGGGTCGCTGTACag GCGGTGGTGACGGAGTTCTTGATTTGCTACGCGGAAGAGTTATTTGCGCAGGAGCAGGGTGCTGATTCGGGCCCGCAATCATTAGAACAG GATCAATATGACTCTCACGTGGAATTAAGAGGCCTAGAAGCCGGCAGGAGGCCAAAAAGTTTACCTCTCAACCCACCCACCAAACTGTTAAGTCTCGAGGAAGCCCGTAGACGTGGGAAGTCGATAATCTGTGCGGAGACGTCGCCGGCGCCCGGGGCTTCGGGCGCCatcgccgccgccgccacggAGACCCTGCGCCCCGCGGGACACCTCAAACCCAAGTACATTGAG GTGGGTTCCGGTCCAAACAATCTACCTCAGTACCACACAGTCCTAGAACTACCAGTTGCAG GGTCAAAGAGAGCGTTAAAGCGGTCTCCGTCCGGTTGGCGAGGCCTGTTCAGCCGTAGCAAGCTTCAGCGCGCGCCCGCCCGGCCACCCGATACGCCTCCAGCACAG GAggtgtccgtctgtccatcagcGCTGCGGCCTGCCAAGTCGTGCGAGTCGCTCACCTCAGAGACTGATGCTTTACCGCCGCTGGCCGTCACCGCGGCCGCGCCCTTGAAACATCACACCAG ATCGTCGTCATGCGACTCGTACTTCGAGCCGTGGCAGGCGGAGCTGGCCGGCATGCGCCTGCGCCTGTCGCCGCAGGAGAGAGACCACAACATGTTCAGCGAAGAGGACGACACGGCCGTGCAAGTGCACAACGCACAG GACGACTCGCTGTGCTCGTCGCCGCCTGAGTCCGGCGCGTGTAGCGCCGCGCCcagcccgcgccgcccgccgcgcctaGACACAGACCTCGCCGAAAG GAAACGCGTGGCGTTGGAGCAGCTGGAGCAACAGGTGGCGCAACTCGGCTACATCGACGGCGACCCCGACACCGCGCTGCCGGACAAACGACCCGCCGCGCCTAAGAG GCTATGCAAAGATCGGGACAGCCCTCTGTCCTCCACGTCGGATTTCCAAACGTCACTCGCTAACGTCAAGCTCAG AGAGCGGAACTCACCGCGAAAACAAAAAAACTCGGCCCGGTACAGCGGTATGCATCACCCGGTTCTAAACGATCCAGAAAAATCTGTTACGAGGCTGACATGGCACGGCAAAGACGGACACTCGACACTAATCAAAATAGACTGGCCTGCAGAAAACTCTTCCATAAGCAATCTGACTACAAGCACTTTAAACTCGGGCCCCGTAACGCCTGTGACTCCAATTTACGATCCGCTAGAAAGCGATTCTGAAGTCAGCGACAACAGACACACTATCACTATCAAAAGCAACAATTGTGACAACTGTGACGAGGAAAAGTGCCTCAAATGCGAACTGAAAGCGACGGACTACGAAAACGTCAAAGACTTGGCGCGGGATTACTCAGAGCAGAACTTACACGATAGCCTCGAAGCTAGCCCCTTGCATTCCACTGACATAAGCTACCAAAACCTCAATAGACTTTCAGCAGTTTCCACGTCATCAAACTCCGATCAGAACTCGCATAAAAAAGAGAGcgaatttatgaaaataatgacGTCGTCCCACGAGAGCTCGTCCAGCTACTCCAACGTCAGTTTTAAACAGGACGAATTGTACGAATGCTACAATTTCACGAGGCCAAATTATATAAACCTATCTTCCAGTACATCAAAAAGCTCCCCCGGTAGCCCCTTAAAAAGTCCCCTGAAATCGACCATAAGTATAACATTCCGATCGCCAGTGAAATCTAAAGCAGATGATTATGAACCGATCGGGAATATGGACACTCCAACCAATGAAAGAGATTCCGTATACGAGGATATAGATCTTGAGAAAAATTTGTCTATAGTTGAGgacgctacgataccacagacagacgCAAGTCTGCCGACGCAGCAAGCTTGTCAACCCGACGATTTTAACCACGATTTGATCATCCTGGAAACTCCGACAGAATCCAGCGTAGATGACAACTTAGATGTGTACAGTCAAGTGAAATTCTTTAGGAAAAGCATAGAAGAAGTAAATGCTATGTTATTAGAATCTCCGGAAAAGGAGATTTGCTCTGTGTATGAAAATATAGAGTTCGAGGAAACTAGACAGCGCGATTACGAAAACATTAACGTTGATACTCTAAAAATCTGTGATAAAGTAGAAATAAGTAGTGATAAAGAGAACGAAAGTTTGGAAAAAGAGAACGGAAACGTTATAAAACCGACGGTTGCGACTAAGAACTTGAATGTTAGAGAACTGGCGATACGCTTCGAGAGTCCCACGGAACAAAAGGGGCCGTTTAACTTCGATAAATTCAAAACTGAAGTTAAGTATCCCACTTTAGAAAGAACAGAGGAAAAAACCGAAAGAAAGAAAGACACGAAACCGCCTCCGATTTCTCCGAAAACTTACAAATTATCCAAAAATTCGAATGCCAGATCTTTGGATGAGAATGCGTTCGTCAAAGAGTTTGGCAATGAAAAAGATAGGAGAAAAAGTTTAGAAGTGAAAGATGTGAAGCGACAAGCTAAATATTTGCCCGATCTAAACTTAAATACGGAGGAGCCGGAGACCAAGTTGGAAAGTATTACGCCTACGACGGAAAATAAACTATCTCTAATACAAAGATTCGATATAAAAAGGCCCACCGACTTAAAAAACTTAATCGGTTTCGATACGGAAAAGAAGTTGAGTAGGGAACGTATCGAAAAATATAAGGAAGAGAGGCGTAATTTTTTAAGGGAAAAGTATAGTTCGCAATCCTTTAGAAGTAATCCTGAACAACTGACGAGGATCAAGCTGAAGAAGGATGAAAAAGACTGTGAGAGACTGAAAGAGGAGTTACCTAAGTTTGAGAGGAGGAACACGGTTGATTTGGGCCAAAGGATGAGGTTTTCCTTGGCGAGAAGTGCCAATAACTTGGACACCATTCCATCTCCTATTAGTCCTGGAGATGAAATGCCCAGGAACGGGGACACTGCTGATAGAAACCGCCAGGAAAG gAGAGAAAAAGTGTCACCATCATACAACATACGCGACATGGCCGCCATGTTCGAACAGAAATCACAAGGCACCGGCTGA
- the LOC123871226 gene encoding GTPase-activating protein CdGAPr isoform X3, whose translation MSCQSLAARAFAEPDKDSHCTRTTFHRTVRFSSDSRSQTTRTSNDTECKRETPGSMSLSALSVTPMSQGSAMSQSAPTASATFDIDIDSPPPPPACRFPKLEECAHFHYERVSLGGLSVELVPCDTSGDSPCEGWVCLKVRSHVNSTEDSTESRALSASWTEASDVREWTLTRNKDNFLQLDEMLHRCIYDRKVSGLPNLKECMTPELMQDETEYRQLIADYVHHLSIIADDSINCGPALNWLQMDNKGHKLLVSNEDSSSINTPAVAAAYSVRKYVSQARDEISFEVGDMISIIDMPVFSFSAGPQESIWWRGKRGFRVGFFPHHCVAVIGDKVPRHMTQPPPIVGSVAVAPIKPVLRKHGKLISLFRSFILSRPSRRSLKQQGILRERVFGCDLGEHLLNCGHDVPLVLVECSRAIERRGAVDGIYRLSGGAALTQRLRAAFDAGQPVDLAAPLQRDPHALASLLKMYFRELPNPLCTYQLYDSFVSSVQAPEEMRLRAMRDTVVKLPPPHYRTLAYLMRHLRRVSLLSESTGMTARNMAIVWAPNLLRSPKPQHALQGVAVQAVVTEFLICYAEELFAQEQGADSGPQSLEQDQYDSHVELRGLEAGRRPKSLPLNPPTKLLSLEEARRRGKSIICAETSPAPGASGAIAAAATETLRPAGHLKPKYIEVGSGPNNLPQYHTVLELPVAGSKRALKRSPSGWRGLFSRSKLQRAPARPPDTPPAQEVSVCPSALRPAKSCESLTSETDALPPLAVTAAAPLKHHTRSSSCDSYFEPWQAELAGMRLRLSPQERDHNMFSEEDDTAVQVHNAQDDSLCSSPPESGACSAAPSPRRPPRLDTDLAERKRVALEQLEQQVAQLGYIDGDPDTALPDKRPAAPKRLCKDRDSPLSSTSDFQTSLANVKLRERNSPRKQKNSARYSGMHHPVLNDPEKSVTRLTWHGKDGHSTLIKIDWPAENSSISNLTTSTLNSGPVTPVTPIYDPLESDSEVSDNRHTITIKSNNCDNCDEEKCLKCELKATDYENVKDLARDYSEQNLHDSLEASPLHSTDISYQNLNRLSAVSTSSNSDQNSHKKESEFMKIMTSSHESSSSYSNVSFKQDELYECYNFTRPNYINLSSSTSKSSPGSPLKSPLKSTISITFRSPVKSKADDYEPIGNMDTPTNERDSVYEDIDLEKNLSIVEDATIPQTDASLPTQQACQPDDFNHDLIILETPTESSVDDNLDVYSQVKFFRKSIEEVNAMLLESPEKEICSVYENIEFEETRQRDYENINVDTLKICDKVEISSDKENESLEKENGNVIKPTVATKNLNVRELAIRFESPTEQKGPFNFDKFKTEVKYPTLERTEEKTERKKDTKPPPISPKTYKLSKNSNARSLDENAFVKEFGNEKDRRKSLEVKDVKRQAKYLPDLNLNTEEPETKLESITPTTENKLSLIQRFDIKRPTDLKNLIGFDTEKKLSRERIEKYKEERRNFLREKYSSQSFRSNPEQLTRIKLKKDEKDCERLKEELPKFERRNTVDLGQRMRFSLARSANNLDTIPSPISPGDEMPRNGDTADRNRQERREKVSPSYNIRDMAAMFEQKSQGTG comes from the exons ATGTCTTGTCAGTCGCTGGCGGCGCGCGCCTTCGCCGAGCCGGACAAGGACTCGCATTGCACCAGAACCACTTTTCACAG AACGGTGCGGTTCAGTTCAGATTCCCGCAGTCAAACCACAAGGACATCTAACGACACAGAATGCAAGCGAGAGACGCCAG GGTCAATGTCGCTCAGCGCATTGTCCGTCACGCCGATGTCGCAAGGCTCGGCCATGAGCCAGTCGGCTCCAACGGCTTCCGCCACCTTCGACATCGACATTGACTCG CCACCGCCACCGCCTGCGTGCAGGTTCCCAAAACTAGAGGAGTGTGCACACTTTCACTATGAGAGAGTGTCATTGGGCGGCCTGTCCGTCGAACTAGTGCCTTGCGATACCAGTGGAGACTCACCATGCGAAG GATGGGTATGCCTAAAGGTGAGGTCACACGTGAACTCTACGGAGGACTCGACCGAGTCTCGAGCGTTAAGCGCGAGCTGGACAGAAGCGAGTGACGTCCGGGAGTGGACGCTCACTAGAAATAAGGACAACTTCTTACAGCTGGATGAAATGTTGCACAG GTGCATATACGACCGGAAAGTGTCTGGTCTCCCGAACCTCAAAGAGTGCATGACACCAGAGCTGATGCAGGACGAGACGGAGTACAGACAGCTGATCGCAGACTACGTGCATCACCTGTCCATCATCGCGGATGACAGCATCAACTGCGGTCCCGCGCTCAACTGGCTGCAGATGGACAACAAGG GTCATAAATTATTGGTGTCGAACGAAGACTCGAGTTCTATCAACACTCCAGCCGTCGCCGCCGCTTATTCCGTCAGAAAATATGTTTCACAG GCTCGAGACGAAATAAGTTTTGAAGTTGGCGATATGATTTCGATCATTGACATGCCAG TGTTTTCCTTTTCGGCAGGCCCCCAAGAGTCGATATGGTGGCGCGGCAAGCGCGGTTTCCGCGTGGGCTTCTTCCCGCACCATTGCGTCGCGGTCATCGGAGACAAAGTGCCACGACATATGACGCAGCCGCCGCCGATCGTTGG GTCAGTAGCAGTGGCACCAATAAAGCCAGTTCTCCGCAAACACGGCAAGCTGATCTCCCTGTTCCGGAGCTTCATCCTCTCCCGACCCTCGCGCAGGAGCCTCAAGCAGCAGGGCATCCTGCGGGAGAGAGTCTTCGGCTGCGACCTGGGCGAGCATCTGCTCAACTGTGGACACGATG TGCCTCTGGTGCTGGTGGAGTGTTCGCGCGCGATCGAGCGGCGCGGCGCGGTGGACGGCATATACCGGCTGTCGGGCGGCGCGGCGCTGACGCAGCGGCTCCGCGCCGCCTTCGACGCGGGGCAGCCCGTCGACCTCGCGGCGCCTCTGCAGCGGGACCCGCACGCGCTCGCCAGCCTGCTCAAGATGTACTTCCG TGAACTACCCAACCCGCTGTGCACATACCAGCTGTACGACAGTTTCGTGTCGTCGGTGCAGGCGCCCGAAGAGATGCGGCTGCGTGCCATGAGGGACACGGTGGTCAAACTACCGCCGCCGCATTATAG GACATTAGCGTACCTAATGCGTCACCTTCGTAGAGTGTCGCTGCTGAGCGAGTCCACGGGCATGACCGCGCGCAACATGGCGATCGTCTGGGCGCCCAACCTCTTGAGGTCGCCCAAACCACAGCATGCGTTGCAAGGGGTCGCTGTACag GCGGTGGTGACGGAGTTCTTGATTTGCTACGCGGAAGAGTTATTTGCGCAGGAGCAGGGTGCTGATTCGGGCCCGCAATCATTAGAACAG GATCAATATGACTCTCACGTGGAATTAAGAGGCCTAGAAGCCGGCAGGAGGCCAAAAAGTTTACCTCTCAACCCACCCACCAAACTGTTAAGTCTCGAGGAAGCCCGTAGACGTGGGAAGTCGATAATCTGTGCGGAGACGTCGCCGGCGCCCGGGGCTTCGGGCGCCatcgccgccgccgccacggAGACCCTGCGCCCCGCGGGACACCTCAAACCCAAGTACATTGAG GTGGGTTCCGGTCCAAACAATCTACCTCAGTACCACACAGTCCTAGAACTACCAGTTGCAG GGTCAAAGAGAGCGTTAAAGCGGTCTCCGTCCGGTTGGCGAGGCCTGTTCAGCCGTAGCAAGCTTCAGCGCGCGCCCGCCCGGCCACCCGATACGCCTCCAGCACAG GAggtgtccgtctgtccatcagcGCTGCGGCCTGCCAAGTCGTGCGAGTCGCTCACCTCAGAGACTGATGCTTTACCGCCGCTGGCCGTCACCGCGGCCGCGCCCTTGAAACATCACACCAG ATCGTCGTCATGCGACTCGTACTTCGAGCCGTGGCAGGCGGAGCTGGCCGGCATGCGCCTGCGCCTGTCGCCGCAGGAGAGAGACCACAACATGTTCAGCGAAGAGGACGACACGGCCGTGCAAGTGCACAACGCACAG GACGACTCGCTGTGCTCGTCGCCGCCTGAGTCCGGCGCGTGTAGCGCCGCGCCcagcccgcgccgcccgccgcgcctaGACACAGACCTCGCCGAAAG GAAACGCGTGGCGTTGGAGCAGCTGGAGCAACAGGTGGCGCAACTCGGCTACATCGACGGCGACCCCGACACCGCGCTGCCGGACAAACGACCCGCCGCGCCTAAGAG GCTATGCAAAGATCGGGACAGCCCTCTGTCCTCCACGTCGGATTTCCAAACGTCACTCGCTAACGTCAAGCTCAG AGAGCGGAACTCACCGCGAAAACAAAAAAACTCGGCCCGGTACAGCGGTATGCATCACCCGGTTCTAAACGATCCAGAAAAATCTGTTACGAGGCTGACATGGCACGGCAAAGACGGACACTCGACACTAATCAAAATAGACTGGCCTGCAGAAAACTCTTCCATAAGCAATCTGACTACAAGCACTTTAAACTCGGGCCCCGTAACGCCTGTGACTCCAATTTACGATCCGCTAGAAAGCGATTCTGAAGTCAGCGACAACAGACACACTATCACTATCAAAAGCAACAATTGTGACAACTGTGACGAGGAAAAGTGCCTCAAATGCGAACTGAAAGCGACGGACTACGAAAACGTCAAAGACTTGGCGCGGGATTACTCAGAGCAGAACTTACACGATAGCCTCGAAGCTAGCCCCTTGCATTCCACTGACATAAGCTACCAAAACCTCAATAGACTTTCAGCAGTTTCCACGTCATCAAACTCCGATCAGAACTCGCATAAAAAAGAGAGcgaatttatgaaaataatgacGTCGTCCCACGAGAGCTCGTCCAGCTACTCCAACGTCAGTTTTAAACAGGACGAATTGTACGAATGCTACAATTTCACGAGGCCAAATTATATAAACCTATCTTCCAGTACATCAAAAAGCTCCCCCGGTAGCCCCTTAAAAAGTCCCCTGAAATCGACCATAAGTATAACATTCCGATCGCCAGTGAAATCTAAAGCAGATGATTATGAACCGATCGGGAATATGGACACTCCAACCAATGAAAGAGATTCCGTATACGAGGATATAGATCTTGAGAAAAATTTGTCTATAGTTGAGgacgctacgataccacagacagacgCAAGTCTGCCGACGCAGCAAGCTTGTCAACCCGACGATTTTAACCACGATTTGATCATCCTGGAAACTCCGACAGAATCCAGCGTAGATGACAACTTAGATGTGTACAGTCAAGTGAAATTCTTTAGGAAAAGCATAGAAGAAGTAAATGCTATGTTATTAGAATCTCCGGAAAAGGAGATTTGCTCTGTGTATGAAAATATAGAGTTCGAGGAAACTAGACAGCGCGATTACGAAAACATTAACGTTGATACTCTAAAAATCTGTGATAAAGTAGAAATAAGTAGTGATAAAGAGAACGAAAGTTTGGAAAAAGAGAACGGAAACGTTATAAAACCGACGGTTGCGACTAAGAACTTGAATGTTAGAGAACTGGCGATACGCTTCGAGAGTCCCACGGAACAAAAGGGGCCGTTTAACTTCGATAAATTCAAAACTGAAGTTAAGTATCCCACTTTAGAAAGAACAGAGGAAAAAACCGAAAGAAAGAAAGACACGAAACCGCCTCCGATTTCTCCGAAAACTTACAAATTATCCAAAAATTCGAATGCCAGATCTTTGGATGAGAATGCGTTCGTCAAAGAGTTTGGCAATGAAAAAGATAGGAGAAAAAGTTTAGAAGTGAAAGATGTGAAGCGACAAGCTAAATATTTGCCCGATCTAAACTTAAATACGGAGGAGCCGGAGACCAAGTTGGAAAGTATTACGCCTACGACGGAAAATAAACTATCTCTAATACAAAGATTCGATATAAAAAGGCCCACCGACTTAAAAAACTTAATCGGTTTCGATACGGAAAAGAAGTTGAGTAGGGAACGTATCGAAAAATATAAGGAAGAGAGGCGTAATTTTTTAAGGGAAAAGTATAGTTCGCAATCCTTTAGAAGTAATCCTGAACAACTGACGAGGATCAAGCTGAAGAAGGATGAAAAAGACTGTGAGAGACTGAAAGAGGAGTTACCTAAGTTTGAGAGGAGGAACACGGTTGATTTGGGCCAAAGGATGAGGTTTTCCTTGGCGAGAAGTGCCAATAACTTGGACACCATTCCATCTCCTATTAGTCCTGGAGATGAAATGCCCAGGAACGGGGACACTGCTGATAGAAACCGCCAGGAAAG gAGAGAAAAAGTGTCACCATCATACAACATACGCGACATGGCCGCCATGTTCGAACAGAAATCACAAGGCACCGGCTGA